The Deltaproteobacteria bacterium genome window below encodes:
- a CDS encoding site-specific integrase, with protein sequence MAIREKIVEGKKTYEVSLCIRSKHRPGVRVQRLWRGYTNLRDAQAAEKKMVQECAMELAKKEGTTLNWDELLERYELQMRKGTACLRPMQANILRETISMLRNFTADWLKRDCRTITPGDVRQIFNRMEADGYSRGRIRAVKSGVNGVFRFGMEEGHLNGVTHSPAQNVMIQKSKEEKPPLILSLSEIQKLLEEARRAEHPWYPVWFMALNTGMRSGELYALTWTDIDWDNRLITVSKSYNNRMKKTKSTKAGYWRKVPMNVDLEAMLKDLRAKVPMDQEHVLPRLSRWDHGESAKFLRGFCQQIGITEVNFHALRACFATHLLNAGVSAPIVKKICGWTEEKVMNRYIRLAGLDVSGATESLSFTLPTDEETKKKVVNMRDVRLSKAETEPKP encoded by the coding sequence ATGGCGATAAGGGAAAAGATAGTAGAAGGCAAAAAGACCTATGAAGTTTCGCTCTGCATTCGGAGCAAGCACCGACCGGGCGTAAGAGTCCAAAGACTCTGGCGCGGCTACACCAATCTTCGCGACGCGCAGGCGGCCGAAAAGAAGATGGTCCAGGAATGCGCAATGGAGCTCGCAAAAAAAGAAGGGACAACCCTTAACTGGGACGAACTCTTAGAGCGATACGAGCTTCAGATGCGAAAAGGCACAGCGTGCCTTAGGCCCATGCAGGCAAACATTCTTCGAGAAACGATCTCGATGCTTCGAAACTTTACGGCCGACTGGCTCAAGCGGGATTGTCGCACGATCACCCCTGGTGACGTGAGACAGATCTTTAACCGTATGGAAGCCGACGGCTATTCGCGCGGCAGAATCCGCGCGGTGAAATCTGGAGTGAACGGAGTTTTTCGGTTTGGAATGGAAGAGGGTCACTTAAACGGTGTCACCCACTCCCCTGCTCAGAACGTGATGATTCAAAAATCAAAAGAGGAAAAGCCTCCACTGATTTTAAGTCTCTCTGAAATCCAAAAACTTCTTGAGGAAGCAAGACGAGCGGAGCATCCGTGGTACCCGGTTTGGTTCATGGCGCTTAATACCGGAATGAGGTCCGGTGAACTCTATGCGCTAACTTGGACCGATATTGATTGGGATAATCGGCTGATCACGGTTTCTAAGTCCTATAACAACAGGATGAAGAAAACGAAATCGACAAAGGCCGGCTACTGGCGAAAGGTTCCCATGAACGTGGATCTTGAAGCGATGCTTAAAGACCTTCGCGCAAAAGTGCCGATGGATCAGGAGCATGTGCTTCCAAGACTATCTCGGTGGGATCATGGCGAGTCAGCAAAGTTTCTTCGAGGGTTTTGCCAGCAGATCGGGATTACGGAAGTAAACTTCCATGCTCTAAGAGCGTGTTTTGCGACACACCTTTTAAACGCAGGTGTCTCGGCACCGATCGTTAAAAAGATCTGCGGCTGGACGGAAGAGAAAGTGATGAACCGTTACATTCGCCTTGCTGGCCTTGATGTGTCAGGCGCTACGGAGAGTTTAAGTTTCACTTTGCCTACGGATGAAGAGACGAAGAAAAAGGTCGTGAACATGAGAGATGTTCGGCTTTCAAAGGCCGAGACAGAGCCAAAGCCTTAA